From Vibrio artabrorum, a single genomic window includes:
- the can gene encoding carbonate dehydratase, which yields MPEIKQLFENNSKWSESIRSERPEYFATLEEGQNPGFLWIGCSDSRVPAERLTGLYSGELFVHRNVANQVIHTDLNCLSVVQYAVDVLKVKHIIVCGHYGCGGVNAAIDNPKLGLINNWLLHIRDNYLKYRKQIESLPREQWGDKLCEINVAEQVYNLGNSTIIQTAWERGQEIEIHGVVYGIGNGKLQDLGVRCSSNDTLENSHLEALDKILSSPTLG from the coding sequence ATGCCAGAAATTAAACAGCTTTTTGAAAATAATTCTAAATGGTCAGAGTCTATTCGCTCTGAACGACCAGAATACTTTGCTACGCTTGAAGAGGGACAAAACCCTGGTTTCCTATGGATAGGTTGTTCTGATAGCCGTGTACCGGCCGAGCGTCTCACGGGTTTATATTCCGGCGAACTGTTTGTTCATCGAAATGTGGCCAACCAAGTCATTCATACCGATCTTAACTGCTTATCAGTTGTACAATACGCAGTGGACGTACTCAAAGTTAAGCACATCATTGTCTGTGGTCACTATGGTTGTGGTGGTGTCAATGCCGCGATTGATAACCCTAAACTAGGTCTGATCAATAACTGGCTACTTCACATCCGTGATAACTACCTTAAATATCGTAAGCAGATTGAATCTCTACCTCGTGAACAATGGGGTGACAAACTCTGTGAGATTAACGTCGCAGAGCAAGTCTACAACCTCGGTAACTCAACCATCATCCAAACCGCATGGGAACGTGGGCAAGAGATTGAAATCCATGGTGTCGTATACGGTATCGGTAATGGCAAGCTGCAAGATCTTGGGGTACGTTGTTCAAGTAATGACACGCTAGAAAACAGCCATCTAGAAGCACTTGATAAAATCCTGTCATCACCAACTCTTGGTTGA
- a CDS encoding SulP family inorganic anion transporter, translating to MFGGVTTAIISLPLALAFGVASGAGAEAGLWGAIMVGLFAALFGGSSSLISEPTGPMTVIMTAVMTSMVAKYPESGMAMTFTVVMMAGAFQILLGTLKLGKYVTLMPYSVISGFMSGIGVILIILQLSPLLGHAAPSGGVMGTLSALPDTLANLKISELFLGALTLAILFGFPAKYRKYVPAQLVALIAVTLLSVIIFDTNSIRRIGEIPAGLPSLVIPTISAEQFTTMVIDALVLGTLGCIDTLLTAVIGDSLTRKEHDSDKELRGQGIANMISGLFGALPGAGATMGTVTNIQVGARSPLSGVIRALVLALVVLVAGGLTEPIPMAVLAGIAMYVGFNILDWSFIQRAHKVSYAGMGVMYGVMLLTVFVDLIIAVGLGVFISNILIIERLSREQARQVKAISDGDDEEDIPLTDSERQLLDSANGKVLFFYLSGPMIFSVSKAISRQHSSISDYEAMILDLTDVPMIDVTVGLALENAIKDALDAQCEVYLLCPNENTRQQLEKFHVIDLVPESNTYRFRYEALTAATSYVDRDEHQFVAV from the coding sequence ATGTTTGGCGGCGTAACGACTGCGATTATTTCACTGCCGTTAGCGTTGGCATTTGGCGTTGCTTCTGGGGCGGGAGCTGAGGCTGGTCTTTGGGGCGCGATCATGGTGGGCCTATTTGCCGCATTGTTTGGTGGTTCGAGCAGTTTGATATCAGAGCCTACCGGACCAATGACGGTGATCATGACCGCTGTTATGACAAGTATGGTCGCCAAGTACCCTGAAAGTGGAATGGCAATGACCTTTACTGTTGTGATGATGGCAGGGGCCTTTCAGATATTACTGGGTACATTAAAGCTCGGAAAATATGTTACGTTGATGCCATATAGCGTGATCTCCGGGTTTATGTCGGGTATCGGCGTTATTCTGATTATTCTTCAGTTGTCTCCTTTATTAGGACATGCAGCTCCCTCTGGCGGGGTAATGGGCACGCTCTCTGCGCTTCCAGATACACTGGCTAATCTTAAAATCAGCGAACTGTTCTTAGGGGCATTAACGCTCGCTATTCTTTTCGGTTTTCCAGCTAAATATCGTAAGTATGTGCCCGCTCAACTGGTTGCTTTGATTGCTGTGACGCTCTTGTCCGTCATTATTTTTGATACCAACTCTATTCGCCGAATTGGTGAAATTCCAGCGGGTTTGCCTTCTCTGGTTATTCCTACTATCAGTGCTGAGCAATTCACCACCATGGTTATTGATGCTTTAGTGCTAGGTACGCTTGGTTGTATTGATACGCTCTTGACCGCCGTTATTGGAGACTCGCTGACTCGTAAAGAGCACGATTCCGACAAGGAACTTCGCGGGCAGGGCATCGCTAATATGATTTCAGGTTTGTTTGGTGCACTTCCCGGTGCTGGTGCCACGATGGGCACGGTAACCAATATTCAGGTGGGAGCGCGTTCTCCGCTTTCAGGTGTTATTCGAGCGTTAGTACTTGCGCTAGTGGTATTGGTTGCGGGGGGCTTAACCGAACCGATTCCTATGGCGGTTTTGGCTGGCATAGCAATGTATGTTGGTTTCAATATACTCGATTGGAGTTTCATCCAACGTGCGCATAAGGTCAGTTATGCGGGTATGGGCGTGATGTATGGTGTGATGCTGTTAACCGTATTTGTTGATTTGATCATTGCGGTTGGCCTTGGTGTTTTTATTTCGAACATCCTGATTATTGAAAGATTGAGCCGAGAGCAAGCGAGACAAGTTAAGGCAATCAGTGATGGTGATGATGAAGAGGATATTCCACTAACGGATAGTGAACGCCAGTTGTTAGACTCTGCTAATGGCAAAGTATTGTTCTTTTATCTTTCTGGCCCGATGATCTTCAGTGTATCGAAAGCGATCTCACGTCAGCACTCAAGCATCTCTGACTATGAAGCCATGATTTTAGATTTGACAGATGTCCCGATGATTGACGTAACCGTTGGTTTGGCGCTCGAAAATGCGATCAAAGATGCCTTAGATGCGCAGTGCGAAGTTTATTTGCTGTGTCCGAATGAAAATACACGTCAACAGCTAGAGAAATTCCACGTGATTGATCTCGTGCCTGAATCCAACACCTACCGATTTAGATATGAAGCGTTAACGGCGGCAACAAGCTATGTAGACAGAGATGAACATCAATTTGTCGCAGTCTGA
- the lpdA gene encoding dihydrolipoyl dehydrogenase: protein MSKEIKAQVVVLGSGPAGYSAAFRCADLGLETVLVERYSTLGGVCLNVGCIPSKALLHVSKVIEEAKAMAEHGVVFGEPQTDINKIRIWKEKVVDQLTGGLGGMAKMRNVTVVNGFGKFTGPNSIEVVGEETTTINFDNAIIAAGSRPIKLPFIPHEDPRIWDSTDALELNEVPEKLLIMGGGIIGLEMGTVYHSLGSKVEVVEMFDQVIPAADKDIVKVFTKRIKNKFKLMLETKVTAVEAKEDGIYVSMEGKKAPAEAERYDAVLVAIGRVPNGALIDAEKAGIEVDERGFINVDKQMRTNVPHIHAIGDVVGQPMLAHKGVHEGHVAAEVISGKKHYFDPKVIPSIAYTEPEVAWVGKTEKEAKAEGINYEVATFPWAASGRAIASDCADGMTKMIFDKETHRVIGGAVVGTNGGELLGEIGLAIEMGCDAEDIALTIHAHPTLHESVGLAAEVFEGSITDLPNKKAVKKKK from the coding sequence ATGAGCAAAGAAATTAAAGCCCAAGTTGTTGTACTTGGTTCAGGTCCTGCTGGTTACTCAGCAGCATTCCGTTGTGCGGATTTAGGTCTAGAAACCGTTCTGGTAGAACGTTACAGCACGCTTGGTGGTGTATGTCTAAACGTTGGTTGTATTCCATCAAAAGCACTTCTTCATGTTTCAAAAGTCATTGAAGAAGCGAAAGCGATGGCAGAGCACGGCGTTGTATTCGGCGAGCCACAAACGGACATCAACAAAATCCGTATTTGGAAAGAAAAAGTAGTAGATCAACTGACTGGTGGTCTTGGCGGTATGGCTAAGATGCGTAACGTTACGGTTGTTAACGGTTTCGGTAAGTTCACTGGTCCTAATAGCATCGAAGTTGTTGGCGAAGAAACGACAACAATTAACTTTGATAATGCAATTATTGCAGCGGGTTCTCGCCCAATCAAACTTCCTTTCATCCCACATGAAGACCCACGTATTTGGGATTCTACGGATGCACTAGAACTAAACGAAGTACCTGAAAAACTGCTTATCATGGGCGGCGGTATCATCGGTCTTGAGATGGGTACGGTTTACCACTCTCTAGGTTCTAAAGTTGAAGTTGTAGAGATGTTCGATCAAGTTATCCCTGCTGCGGATAAAGACATCGTTAAAGTTTTCACTAAGCGCATTAAGAATAAGTTCAAGCTAATGCTTGAAACTAAAGTGACTGCTGTTGAAGCGAAAGAAGACGGTATCTACGTTTCAATGGAAGGCAAAAAAGCACCAGCTGAAGCTGAGCGCTACGATGCTGTTCTTGTTGCTATCGGTCGTGTTCCAAACGGTGCACTTATCGACGCTGAAAAAGCGGGTATCGAAGTTGATGAACGTGGCTTCATCAATGTTGATAAGCAAATGCGTACTAACGTTCCTCACATCCACGCGATCGGTGACGTTGTTGGTCAACCAATGCTTGCTCACAAAGGTGTGCATGAAGGTCACGTAGCTGCTGAAGTTATCTCTGGTAAGAAGCACTACTTCGACCCTAAAGTCATCCCATCCATTGCGTACACTGAGCCAGAAGTTGCTTGGGTAGGTAAGACTGAGAAAGAAGCGAAAGCTGAAGGCATCAACTACGAAGTGGCGACTTTCCCTTGGGCAGCTTCTGGTCGTGCAATCGCATCTGACTGTGCAGACGGTATGACTAAGATGATCTTCGATAAAGAGACTCATCGCGTAATCGGTGGTGCTGTTGTTGGTACGAACGGTGGTGAACTTCTTGGCGAAATCGGCCTAGCAATCGAAATGGGTTGTGATGCAGAAGATATCGCTCTTACTATCCACGCTCACCCAACGCTACACGAGTCTGTTGGTCTAGCTGCGGAAGTCTTCGAAGGTTCAATCACTGACCTTCCAAACAAGAAAGCAGTGAAAAAGAAAAAGTAA
- the hpt gene encoding hypoxanthine phosphoribosyltransferase translates to MKHTVEVMISEQEVQDRVSELGKQITEHYNGSEDLVLVGLLRGSFVFMADLARAIDLTHQVDFMTASSYGNGMESSRDVRILKDLDDDIQGKDVLLVEDIIDTGNTLTKVKEILSLRGPKSIEICTLLDKPSRREVIVDTKWIGFEIPDEFVVGVGIDYAQKYRHLPYIGKVVPQE, encoded by the coding sequence ATGAAGCATACAGTTGAAGTCATGATCTCTGAGCAAGAAGTTCAGGATCGAGTGAGCGAATTAGGTAAACAGATCACGGAGCATTACAACGGTAGTGAAGATCTTGTTTTAGTTGGCTTATTACGTGGATCTTTTGTCTTTATGGCGGATCTTGCTCGCGCTATCGATTTAACTCACCAAGTTGATTTCATGACGGCGTCTAGCTATGGCAATGGCATGGAAAGTTCGCGTGATGTACGTATTTTGAAAGATCTTGATGACGATATTCAAGGTAAAGACGTTTTGCTGGTAGAAGATATTATCGATACGGGTAATACACTGACGAAAGTGAAAGAGATTCTGAGCCTACGTGGTCCTAAATCTATCGAAATCTGCACGTTACTGGACAAACCTTCTCGTCGTGAAGTCATTGTCGATACTAAGTGGATTGGTTTTGAAATCCCTGATGAGTTTGTTGTTGGTGTGGGTATTGATTACGCACAAAAATATCGTCACTTACCGTATATTGGTAAAGTTGTTCCTCAAGAGTAA
- the aceF gene encoding pyruvate dehydrogenase complex dihydrolipoyllysine-residue acetyltransferase encodes MAIEINVPDIGADEVEVTEILVSVGDKVEEEQSLITVEGDKASMEVPASQAGIVKEIKVAEGDSVSTGSLIMIFEAEGAAAPAVEAAAPVAAAPAAAAPSVANELKEVHVPDIGGDEVEVTEIMVKVGDAVEEEQSLLTVEGDKASMEVPAPFAGIVKEIKIASGDSVSTGSLVMVFEVAGSGAPVAAASAPVAAPVAAAPAASAEKEVNVPDIGGDEVEVTEIMVAVGDTVEEEQSLITVEGDKASMEVPAPFAGTVKEIKIAAGDTVSTGSLIMTFVVEGAAPAPVAAPAQAAAPAAAPAPKAEAPAAAPAAGDFQDNGDYAHASPVVRRLAREFGVNLSKVKGTGRKSRILKEDVQSYVKDALKRLESGAAASGKGGDGSALGLLPWPKVDFSKFGETEVQKLSKIKKISGANLHRNWVMIPHVTQWDNADITELEAFRKEQNAIEAKKDTGMKITPLVFIMKAVAKALEAFPAFNSSLSEDGESIILKKYVNVGIAVDTPNGLVVPVFKDVNKKGIYELSEELMAVSKKARSGKLTAADMQGGCFTISSLGGIGGTAFTPIVNAPEVGILGVSKSEIKPVWNGKEFQPRLQLPLSLSYDHRVIDGAEGARFITFLNSALSDIRRLVL; translated from the coding sequence ATGGCAATCGAAATTAATGTACCTGACATCGGTGCGGATGAGGTTGAAGTTACTGAGATTCTTGTAAGCGTTGGCGACAAGGTTGAAGAAGAACAGTCTCTGATCACTGTTGAAGGCGATAAAGCTTCTATGGAAGTTCCAGCGTCTCAAGCGGGTATCGTTAAAGAAATCAAAGTAGCGGAAGGCGATTCTGTTTCTACTGGTTCTCTTATTATGATCTTCGAAGCGGAAGGTGCAGCAGCACCAGCAGTTGAAGCGGCGGCACCAGTTGCAGCTGCTCCTGCAGCGGCGGCTCCTTCTGTTGCGAACGAACTGAAAGAAGTTCACGTTCCAGATATCGGCGGTGATGAAGTAGAAGTTACTGAAATCATGGTTAAAGTTGGCGATGCAGTAGAAGAAGAGCAATCTCTTCTTACTGTTGAAGGTGACAAAGCTTCTATGGAAGTACCAGCACCATTTGCAGGTATCGTTAAAGAAATCAAGATCGCTTCTGGTGACTCAGTATCGACTGGTTCTCTTGTGATGGTATTTGAAGTCGCGGGTTCAGGCGCTCCAGTGGCAGCAGCTTCTGCTCCTGTGGCAGCACCCGTTGCCGCGGCTCCAGCAGCATCCGCTGAAAAAGAAGTAAACGTTCCTGATATCGGTGGTGACGAAGTCGAAGTGACTGAAATCATGGTCGCGGTTGGCGATACAGTAGAAGAAGAGCAATCTCTAATCACTGTTGAAGGCGATAAAGCGTCAATGGAAGTGCCTGCACCATTCGCTGGTACAGTAAAAGAGATCAAGATTGCAGCTGGCGACACAGTGTCAACGGGCTCTCTAATCATGACTTTCGTCGTTGAAGGCGCAGCGCCTGCTCCTGTTGCAGCACCTGCACAAGCAGCAGCTCCAGCGGCGGCACCGGCTCCTAAAGCAGAAGCACCTGCAGCGGCTCCAGCCGCTGGCGACTTCCAAGATAACGGTGACTACGCGCACGCTTCTCCAGTTGTTCGTCGTCTAGCTCGTGAATTTGGCGTTAACCTTTCTAAGGTTAAAGGTACTGGTCGTAAGAGCCGTATCCTTAAAGAAGACGTTCAGTCTTACGTTAAAGATGCACTTAAGCGTCTTGAGTCTGGTGCCGCGGCATCTGGCAAAGGCGGCGACGGTTCTGCTCTTGGTCTACTACCATGGCCAAAAGTTGACTTCAGCAAGTTTGGCGAAACTGAAGTTCAGAAGCTTTCTAAGATTAAGAAGATCTCTGGCGCTAACCTGCACCGTAACTGGGTAATGATCCCTCACGTTACACAGTGGGACAACGCAGACATCACTGAGCTAGAAGCATTCCGTAAAGAACAGAACGCAATCGAAGCGAAGAAAGACACGGGCATGAAGATCACGCCACTTGTGTTCATCATGAAAGCGGTTGCTAAAGCGCTAGAAGCATTCCCAGCGTTTAACTCTTCTCTTTCTGAAGATGGCGAAAGCATCATTCTTAAGAAGTACGTAAACGTGGGTATCGCAGTTGATACACCAAACGGTCTAGTGGTTCCTGTTTTCAAAGACGTGAACAAGAAAGGCATTTACGAGCTATCTGAAGAGCTAATGGCTGTTTCTAAGAAAGCACGTTCTGGTAAGCTAACAGCGGCAGACATGCAAGGCGGTTGTTTCACAATCTCTAGCCTTGGTGGCATTGGCGGTACGGCATTTACTCCAATCGTAAACGCGCCAGAAGTAGGTATCCTAGGGGTATCTAAGTCTGAAATTAAGCCAGTTTGGAATGGTAAAGAGTTCCAACCACGTCTACAGCTTCCACTGTCTCTATCATACGATCACCGCGTGATCGATGGTGCTGAAGGTGCTCGCTTTATTACTTTCCTAAACAGCGCACTATCTGATATTCGTCGTTTAGTACTGTAA
- a CDS encoding LuxR/HapR/OpaR family quorum-sensing transcriptional regulator → MDSISKRPRTRLSPLKRKLQLMEIALEVFSRRGIGRGGHADIADIAQVSVATVFNYFPTREDLVDEVLNHVVRQFSNFLSDTIDLDVHAKENLHNITNEMVSLVAKNCHWLNVWFEWSTSTRDEVWPLFVTTNRTNQMLVQNMFSQAIERGEVCNKHAPKHLANLFHGICYSLFIQAKRAETPEELSSLTDSYLNMLCIYK, encoded by the coding sequence ATGGACTCAATATCTAAGAGACCTAGAACTAGGCTTTCACCCTTAAAAAGAAAACTTCAATTGATGGAAATCGCACTCGAGGTCTTCTCTCGTCGTGGCATTGGACGTGGCGGTCATGCAGACATCGCTGACATTGCCCAAGTTTCCGTTGCAACCGTGTTTAACTACTTTCCAACCCGTGAAGATCTGGTTGATGAGGTGCTGAATCACGTAGTCCGCCAATTCTCCAATTTTCTCTCAGACACGATTGATCTCGATGTTCACGCAAAAGAGAACTTACACAATATCACGAACGAAATGGTGAGCTTAGTCGCTAAAAATTGCCATTGGTTGAATGTTTGGTTCGAATGGAGCACATCGACTCGTGATGAAGTCTGGCCTCTATTTGTAACAACAAATCGTACAAATCAAATGTTAGTGCAAAATATGTTCAGTCAAGCGATTGAACGCGGTGAAGTCTGCAACAAGCATGCTCCTAAACACCTAGCAAACCTATTCCATGGCATTTGTTACTCGCTATTTATCCAAGCGAAACGTGCAGAAACGCCAGAAGAGCTTTCAAGCTTAACGGATAGCTACTTGAACATGCTGTGCATTTATAAGTAG